The following proteins come from a genomic window of Ornithinimicrobium cryptoxanthini:
- a CDS encoding DUF6308 family protein: MSDWDRASVPPEWPTVSSQVLSRARERALQAIHGTDKASAAERLSVFYDVSTNYAGATFAGLTPNELGDITSTDLHATSLLSVEVGPQATRRLLTSGTARDQTLRALRAVPDVELELANAETFLAMESLYSTVKAALSSSSSKSSNPWVTTSKLCARKRPALFPVRDRNVCGLLGILGLSDFRADWAVFQYLVQDPDVVAAIDELPGLVALAGAGRPVELDRQRLRLLDAALWTCTVW, encoded by the coding sequence ATGTCTGATTGGGACCGCGCCTCCGTACCCCCCGAGTGGCCCACCGTGTCGAGTCAGGTCCTATCTCGCGCAAGAGAGCGCGCGCTCCAGGCAATCCATGGCACTGACAAAGCCTCCGCAGCCGAGCGGCTGTCGGTCTTCTACGATGTCAGCACCAATTATGCTGGGGCGACATTCGCCGGGCTCACACCCAACGAGTTGGGGGACATCACCAGCACCGACCTGCATGCCACCTCGCTGCTGAGCGTCGAGGTGGGGCCGCAGGCGACGCGACGACTACTGACGTCGGGTACGGCTCGGGATCAGACGCTACGAGCTCTCAGAGCAGTACCGGACGTTGAGCTTGAGCTCGCGAATGCCGAGACGTTCCTCGCCATGGAGAGCTTGTACAGCACGGTCAAAGCCGCACTGTCGTCCAGCTCGTCGAAGTCTTCGAACCCTTGGGTCACCACGAGCAAACTGTGTGCTCGCAAGCGCCCCGCTCTGTTCCCGGTCCGGGACCGGAACGTCTGCGGGCTGTTAGGCATCCTGGGTCTCAGTGACTTCAGGGCCGACTGGGCAGTCTTCCAGTACCTGGTCCAGGATCCTGATGTCGTAGCGGCCATCGACGAGCTGCCCGGGCTGGTAGCACTGGCGGGGGCAGGCAGACCCGTGGAACTAGATCGTCAGCGACTGCGGCTGTTGGACGCGGCGCTGTGGACGTGCACGGTCTGGTGA
- the istB gene encoding IS21-like element helper ATPase IstB has protein sequence MSASTAPALDADLTAGLRRLKLAAMRQLAPELLVTAKTQRWSPEEVLRALVEAEIAARDASNERARLKAATFPVLKTIQDFDLTASSIPAPTWAYLTSLEWLRAKENVALIGPAGTGKSHTLIALGHAAVLAGHRVRYLTAADLVETLYRGLADNTVGRTIEALLRNDVVLVDEIGFAPLDDTGAQLLFRFVAAAYERRSLGIASHHSFEDWGRFLPEHTTAVSMLDRLLHHATTVVTNGQSYRMREARQRRGGELPTT, from the coding sequence GTGAGCGCCTCGACCGCGCCGGCGCTGGATGCGGACCTGACCGCGGGGCTGCGGAGGCTGAAGCTGGCCGCGATGCGTCAGCTCGCCCCCGAGCTACTCGTGACGGCCAAGACCCAGCGGTGGTCCCCCGAGGAGGTGCTGCGGGCGCTGGTCGAGGCCGAGATCGCCGCCCGGGACGCCTCCAACGAGCGAGCACGGCTGAAAGCGGCGACGTTCCCGGTGCTCAAGACGATCCAGGACTTCGACCTGACCGCCTCCTCGATCCCGGCCCCGACCTGGGCGTACCTGACCTCCCTGGAGTGGCTGCGGGCCAAGGAGAACGTCGCGCTCATCGGCCCGGCCGGCACAGGGAAGTCCCACACCCTCATCGCGCTCGGTCACGCCGCCGTCCTCGCCGGCCACCGGGTCCGGTACCTGACCGCGGCCGACCTCGTCGAGACGCTCTACCGCGGCCTGGCCGACAACACCGTCGGCAGAACCATCGAGGCGCTGCTGCGCAACGACGTCGTCCTGGTCGACGAGATCGGCTTCGCACCGTTGGACGACACCGGCGCCCAGTTACTCTTCCGGTTCGTCGCCGCCGCCTACGAACGCCGTTCCCTCGGCATCGCCTCGCACCACTCCTTCGAGGACTGGGGCCGCTTCCTGCCCGAGCACACCACCGCCGTGTCCATGCTCGACCGGCTACTGCACCACGCCACCACGGTGGTCACCAACGGCCAGTCCTACCGCATGCGCGAAGCCCGTCAACGCCGAGGAGGTGAGCTGCCCACCACGTAA